The genomic interval TCGGCGGCGTCATATTGACCGGCCGTGTATTGCAACTCGCCAAGCAATACGTGGCCCAGTGGATTCTGCGGTTCGGCTTTTATCAGACGATCGATTTCCTTCCGTGCCTCGTCCGGCTGAGTGGACATGAGAATAACCGCCCGCTTTCCGGCGACATCTGCGTTTTTCGGGAATTTCTGTTGTGCGTCGGTGAGCGTTTTCAATGCGTCGGATGGACGCTTTTTCGTCTCATAGATATCGGCGAGCAACAGGGACGGCGCGGGGTCGCTTGTCTTCTCCTGAACTTCCTTCAAAATCTTCTCTACATCTTCGAGTCTGCCGAGCGCGTCATAGAATCGGACGGCCAGGCGCAAGAAGTCGCCGTCGGTGGCGTCCAGCTCTAGACCCTCCTTGATGTAGGTCTCTGTTTTCTTGACGTCATTAGTAGCGCTGTAAAAGGCGACAAGGGCTCCAATGGTGCCCTTGTCGGTTGGTTCGATCTCACGCGCCCTCAGGAGATTCTCTTCGGCGTCGGAATAACGGTTCTGGGCCATCCGAACCGACCCCAGGCGTATGAAGGCATAAACCTTCTTTGGGTCGATATTGATTGCTCTTTCGAACATCAAGACCGCCGCACTGTAGTTCTTCAGCCCTTCGGAGGCGCTTCCGGAGAGAATGAGTGCATCAACGTTTTGCGGGTTTTTGGCAAGCAGTTTCTCAGCGATTTGCCTGGCCTGATTGTAACCGTCTGACCTGAAAACTCCTGAGGCAAGGTAGATATTACCAAGCTGCAGACTGGCCTCATCGTCATTCGGAAACGACTCGTGGAGTGTTTTAAATTGTACGGCTGCTCGTTGAGGATCATGCAGACTTAGGTAGCTGAGGCCCAGGTAATATCGCGCATCCCGGTTCGCCTGATCGCCTGCGAGCGCATTCAAGAACTCGATCGTGGCTTCAGGATATTTCTTCTGGTCGTAATACTGCTTTCCCTTGTTGAAGTACGTTTGCGGTGAAGGCCAGAAATAATGCCAAGCCGCGCCGGCGGCGAGGATAACTATTAACAAGGCCCCACCGATGAAAGCTAACTTCTTCATCATTGATTGCCGTGCCCACCCCAGTCAGTTGAATAGAGCAGAATGGCTATCGGATGCCCTTTTGTAAAGAGGATTGTAGAAAAGGCGAGGGAGTGCCCGCCCGCACACCTTTATAGCATGCGGGCGGAGCACAGCAGACGTTACTTCGCAGCGTATCGGCGGCGGACAGTAAAGAGCCCGGTGAGGCCCACACCGAGCAGTAAGAGCGAACTCGGTTCGGGAACGTTGGTTGTCAGAGTCAGATCTTTAATGGCAATTGTTGCCGGCCAATCCTGGAAGTCCAGTACATTCGTTCCAGTGGGAAGGTTGAGCGTAACTGTCAATGACGCTAATTGCGGATTAGTAGTACAAGTTCCCGCGCTGACTGTGCCGCTGGTGCATGTGTTGGCCTTCCATGGGGACCCGCTGGGCGATCCGCTGGTGGCTTGGGTCCACGATACCGGCGTACCTGAGACATCCTGGGCCTTAACAACGGCTGATCCGGTATTATTTACAGCAGACCATAACTCGAAATCCGGCAAATTCGGATTCCCAACTCCACCGCAGTTTGACGGATGCGATGTGCTGTAGAGTGCTGCGCAGCTGGCATCAGGAAAAATCTCAAGAGTAAAAGTCACGCTTGAAATGGTGAGCCCGCTGAAGGACATCAGAATGTCGTTAGAACTGGTCCCACTCTTTTCCTGGCCGTTGTCATTGATGAGGTATTTATGGCCTCCATTTGCCAGGGTACCGTTGACTCCGCCTATGACCATCCCATCGGCCGTCCAGTCGTTTGTGGCGGCCGCGCCAGTGACGGTGACCGTAGCGCCCGCATGCTGGCTGGTGAGTTGGGTTTGGAGCGCACTCTGGACTGCGGAATTGCCTGAGTAGTTGTAAGTGGTGCTATTAACCGTGGAGGTCCCCAGCGAAATACTGTCGAAGTTAAACGAAACACCGCTTGCATGCGCTACGGTGCTCAGAGCAAAGATACAACAGAGGAGAAAGACGAGTGACGGCAGCTTACTGCTTCTGATCATGAAGTGTCTCCTGGATCTCCAACCGACCGAGTTCGGTTGGACGTTCGCGCTTGTGATGCAATTGAGGCACCACATATAAGTATTTGAATTTAAAGATGAACAAAAAGCGTCGCGTCAAGATTGTGTAAGCTCCTCCGACGGAAACGGCGACTGGGGCAGCGGGCGCAGATAACATCATATTAAATCAAAGGGATGCGAGCGGGATCCCAGAACCACGTATTCGTAAACTTTTCTGACACTTCCGACATTTTGATGAACACTAACGCGTTCGGGCTGGGTGCCGGAAGCAGGCTTCTCCAACAGGCGGAAGAAGTTGGCTACTTTGATTTTGCCGGCGTCGTCGAGCCGGGCAGATGGCGCCAGTACTCGATGTTTTGTAGCAGAGCCTCGGCTTCCGATCTTTCTTTAAAATCCGCCTTGGTGGCGAGGGCTTTCTTCAGTGCGGTTTCCGCTTCAGACCTTTGATTGTTGGCCTTGAAAATCGCGCCGAGGTGATACTGAAAAACGGGATTGGCGGGCTGTTTTGAAGCGGCAAACTGGAGTTCATCGACCGCCGGCGTGAAGCGCCCCATCTTGTAATAGACCCAACCCAGCGTGTCCGCTGCATTGGGGTCTTCACTGCGGCGTCGCCGGACGGCCTGAGCGTATTTCAGGGCGGTTTCGAGGTCACGGCCCTGCTCGGCCAGAAGGTATGCCTCGTTGTTGGCGGCGATGTCCTGATTGGGATCCAACTGGAGGGCTTTCTCGAAATTCGACATCGCGTCGTTCGTTTTCCCCTGCATCAGGAGGATAACGCCGCGAAGCGCAACCGTGGAGCCGTTGGACGGATTTTTCTGAATGCTGGCGTCCAGCATTTTCCTGGCGTCGTCGAACTGTTTCTCATGGACGTATGCCTCAAACAGCAACTGTGAGGCCCGCCCTCGCTTGGGATCCTTCTCTATGGCCTTGAGATAATCCCTCATTGCATCCTGAGATTTCCCGGCCTCTGCCTCGGCCATGCCCATCGCTTCGTAGTGGAATGCCTGTTTGCTGGCGTCGGGAACGCGGTTGATCATCTGTACTACTTTGT from Terriglobia bacterium carries:
- a CDS encoding PEP-CTERM sorting domain-containing protein, whose product is MIRSSKLPSLVFLLCCIFALSTVAHASGVSFNFDSISLGTSTVNSTTYNYSGNSAVQSALQTQLTSQHAGATVTVTGAAATNDWTADGMVIGGVNGTLANGGHKYLINDNGQEKSGTSSNDILMSFSGLTISSVTFTLEIFPDASCAALYSTSHPSNCGGVGNPNLPDFELWSAVNNTGSAVVKAQDVSGTPVSWTQATSGSPSGSPWKANTCTSGTVSAGTCTTNPQLASLTVTLNLPTGTNVLDFQDWPATIAIKDLTLTTNVPEPSSLLLLGVGLTGLFTVRRRYAAK